The sequence CGGCACGTTCCAGCCCATCGCCTCGTAGATCATCATCTGGCGCGCGGCGTTGTTCAGGTGGTCGTCCCCCCGGATCACATGGGTCACGCCCATGTCGTGATCGTCCACCACCACCGCCAGCATGTAGACCGGTGTGCCATCCGAACGTAACAGCACCATGTCATCGAGTTGCGCATTCGAGATGGTGACGTCCCCCTGCACACGGTCGCGGATCACGGTCTCGCCGTCCTGGGGGGCCTTGATGCGAATGACGTAAGGGGCATCCGGATGTGTCGACGGGTCGGCATCGCGCCAGGGCGACTGGTAGAGGGTGCTGCGCCCCTCGGCCTTGGCGGCCTCGCGGAAGGCGGTGATTTCTTCCTGCGTGGCAAAGCACTTGTAAGCCTTGCCGGCATCCAGCAGGTCGCGCGCGACCTCGGCATGACGGGGGGCGTTCTCGAACTGGCTCACGATATCTCCGTCGTGATCCAGACCGAGCCACGAAAGGCCCTGCAGAATCGCGTCGGTCGCCTCCGGCGTCGAGCGGGCACGGTCGGTGTCTTCGATCCGCAGCAGGAACCGGCCGCCGTTTCCCCGCGCGTAAAGCCAGTTGAAAAGCGCCGTTCTGGCTCCGCCGATGTGCAGGAAGCCGGTAGGCGATGGGGCGAAGCGGGTGACGACATCGGCGGACATTGGATATTTCCTAACAAGGTCTTACGTTTTGCGGATCGCGTTAACCTGATGTTCATCACGCGCCCGCTAGGTTGCCGCCTGTCTATCCAGTGCGGTGCGCGGGGGCAAGCATGGGCCTGTCAGGACGGTTCGGCGATGGCGTGGCCGCGATGTTGCTGGCACAGCGCGGCGGTTTGATCTGTTGGGTGCCGGTCTGCCTGGCGATCGGGATCGGGACATATTTCTCGCTGGCGGTGGAGCCCGGTGTTTCGATGCTCGTCGGCTTGGCGGTGGTGGCACTGGCGCTGACGGTGGCGGCGCGCCGTTTGCCCGAACCTGTCGCGCCCCTGGGCTTTGCGATCGCTCTTTGCATATGTGGCGTGGTGCTGGCTGCGGTGCGTGCGCACGGCGTGGCGGGGCCGGTGCTGGCCTGGCGCTACTACGGCCCGGTGGAGGGGCGGATCATCGCCATCGACCGCAGCCAGTCCGACGCGCTCAGGCTCACCCTCGACCGGGTCCGGCTGCACGGCGTGCGCCCCGACCGCACGCCCGATCGGGTGCGCCTGTCGCTGCACGGCGACGCGGGCATTGCGCCGGAACCGGGGCTGCGTGTCATGACAACGGCGCACCTGTCGCCACCTTCGGGGCCGGTCGAACCGGGCGGTTTCGATTTTCAACGCCACGCCTGGTTCGAACGGCTTGGGGCGGTGGGCTACACGCGCGTGCCGCTTCTGGGCGTGGCACGGGCGCAGGAAGGGCAGGCGGGCCTCGCCGTATTTCGCATCCGTATGGCGGCCTCCGCGCGCATCCAGGAGGTGCTGCCGGGCGACATCGGCGGGTTTGCCGCCGCCATCACGACGGGTGACCGCAGCGCCATCGGCCGCGACGCGCTGGAGGATCTGCGCGCCAGCAATCTTGCGCATCTGCTGGCGATATCGGGCCTGCACATGGGGCTCCTCAGCGCCGTGGTGCTGAGCACGCTGCGGCTGCTGCTGACACTGCACCCGGTCACCGCGTTGCACTGGCCCACGCGGGGGATCGCCGCCTGCGGCGCGCTGATCGCGGCGACGGGATACCTCGCGCTGTCGGGAGGCAACGTCGCGACGGAGCGGGCCTACATCATGGTTGCGGTCGCCTTGGGTGCGCTGATGATCGGCCGGCGCGCGATTTCGCTGCGGGCGGTGGCCGTCGCGGCGACCCTCGTGCTGATCCTGCGGCCCGAAGCCCTGACCGGCCCCGGTTTCCAGATGTCGTTCGCCGCGACGACGGCCCTTGTCGCCGTCTTCGGCTGGTTGCGCGGGGTCGATATGGCCTGGCTACCGCGATGGTTGAAGCCCGCTTTTGCCGTCGTCGTCTCCTCCGCCGTGGCGGGCCTGGCGACCGCGCCGATCGCGGCGGCCCATTTCAACACCATCGCGCACTACGGCCTGATCGCGAATCTGGTGTCGGTCCCGCTCATGGGCGTGCTCATCATCCCCGCCGCCGTTATGGCGCTGCTGCTTGCCCCCTTTGGCGCGGAGGCGGTCGCACTGACGGTCATGGGGGGCGGGCTGCGCTGGATCCTCGGCGTGGCACATTGGATCGCCGGGCTGGAGGGCGCTCGCGGTCACGTGGTGGGACCGGGGGAATGGGTGATTCCACTCCTCGTGCTGGGGTTCCTGGTGCTGATCCTCTGGCGCGGGCGGCTTCGCCTTGCCGGTCCGCCAATCATGGTGCTGTCGCTCTGGATGTGGCTCGGGGCGGAACGGCCCGTGGTCCTCGTGGCGGACAGCGGCGCGCTGGTCGGCGTGATGACGCCGCAGGGCCGGGCATTGAGCCGGGAAAGGACGGCGGGCTTCGTTGCCCGCAACTGGCTGGAGAACGACGGGGACGGGGCCGAGCAGTGGACCGCCGCGGGGCGTTGGCCATCGGACCCCGACGTCATCCATCTCAGCGGCAAGCGCCGCGTTGCTGCGTTTGACGGCTGCCGTCCGGGGCAGATCGTGGTGACGAACGTGTCCGCGGCCGCGCTGCGGGGTGCCCCTTGCGAGGTGTTCGACCCGAGCGGCTGAAACATACCGGCGCGCTGGCGCTGACGCCCGCCGCAGAGGGATGGAAGGTGACAACGGCCCGCGAACGGACCGGTGACAGATTATGGACCAACTGGCCCCGTGACGGCCGCCGCGCGACCGATCAATACGTGCGGATCAACCCGACGAGCCGGCCCTGAACCTTGACCCGGTCGGCGGGAAGGACGCGGGCCTCGTAGGCGGGGTTCGCCGCCTCGAGAGCGATGGACGCGCCGCTGCGCTTGAATCGCTTCAACGTCGCCTCGAGGTCATCGACAAGGGCCACGACGATGTCGCCCGTGTCGGCGGTGGAGGTTTCGCGGATCACGACGATATCGCCGTCGTTGATGCCGGCCTCGATCATCGAGTCGCCCTTGACCTCGAGCGCGTAATGCTCGCCCGATCCGGCCACCATGCCGCCGGGAACCGCCACGCGGTGAGTCTCGTGATTGATCGCCTCGATCGGGACACCGGCGGCGATCTGGCCCATCACCGGCAGGTCAAGCGCGCTCGCCTCGACCGGCAGCGCCCGGGCGGGCGGCGGGCTGTCGGGGCGATCCCCGTCGATGACGCGGGGGGTGAAGCCGCCGGACGCGCCGCCAAGGCTTTCGGGCAGTTTCACGATCTCGATGGCGCGGGCGCGGTGGGCGAGACGCCGGATGAAACCGCGCTCTTCCAGGGCGGTGATCAGCCGGTGGATGCCGGACTTGGACCGCAGGTCCAGTGCCATCTTCATCTCGTCGAAGCTTGGCGGTACGCCATCGCGCTGCACCCGTTTCTGGATGAATGCCAATAGATCGAGTTGTTTCTTTGTCAGCACGGCCCGTCCCTCCGGTCAGATGTTTCTTTTTGTTCTAGGGATGTTCCTGTTTTGTGTCAACGCGGAACGACAGGCGTGGGATCAGAGCGGAATGATCGTGACCGTATCGCCCGCCTTTCGGGCAGGGTCGGCCACGGGGCGGACCAGCAGCGCATCGGCATGGGCAAGGATCGACAGCAGCGAGGAATCCTGTCGGCGCGCGGGATGCACCGCGCCATCGCGTATCTGCGCGCGCATGTAGTGGGCGCGCGGCCCGTTGGGGGCAGGTCGGTGGCCAGTATCGCCTGCCGGGTCGGTGCCTCCGTCTCGGCCAGACCCAGCATCCGGCGGATGACCGGCGCGACAAAGACCGTACCGCAGACCATGGCGGACACTGGGTTGCCGGGCAGGCCGATCATCGCCGCGTTGCCGATGCGCCCGGCCATCAGCGGTTTTCCGGGGCGCATCGCGACCTTGTAGAAGGACTGCTCCATCCCGATTTCCGCGGCGACCCGGCCGACGAGATCGTGGTCCCCGACCGAGGCACCGCCGATGGTCACGATCAGGTCGGCCTCCCGCGC is a genomic window of Sulfitobacter alexandrii containing:
- a CDS encoding ComEC/Rec2 family competence protein is translated as MGLSGRFGDGVAAMLLAQRGGLICWVPVCLAIGIGTYFSLAVEPGVSMLVGLAVVALALTVAARRLPEPVAPLGFAIALCICGVVLAAVRAHGVAGPVLAWRYYGPVEGRIIAIDRSQSDALRLTLDRVRLHGVRPDRTPDRVRLSLHGDAGIAPEPGLRVMTTAHLSPPSGPVEPGGFDFQRHAWFERLGAVGYTRVPLLGVARAQEGQAGLAVFRIRMAASARIQEVLPGDIGGFAAAITTGDRSAIGRDALEDLRASNLAHLLAISGLHMGLLSAVVLSTLRLLLTLHPVTALHWPTRGIAACGALIAATGYLALSGGNVATERAYIMVAVALGALMIGRRAISLRAVAVAATLVLILRPEALTGPGFQMSFAATTALVAVFGWLRGVDMAWLPRWLKPAFAVVVSSAVAGLATAPIAAAHFNTIAHYGLIANLVSVPLMGVLIIPAAVMALLLAPFGAEAVALTVMGGGLRWILGVAHWIAGLEGARGHVVGPGEWVIPLLVLGFLVLILWRGRLRLAGPPIMVLSLWMWLGAERPVVLVADSGALVGVMTPQGRALSRERTAGFVARNWLENDGDGAEQWTAAGRWPSDPDVIHLSGKRRVAAFDGCRPGQIVVTNVSAAALRGAPCEVFDPSG
- the lexA gene encoding transcriptional repressor LexA — encoded protein: MLTKKQLDLLAFIQKRVQRDGVPPSFDEMKMALDLRSKSGIHRLITALEERGFIRRLAHRARAIEIVKLPESLGGASGGFTPRVIDGDRPDSPPPARALPVEASALDLPVMGQIAAGVPIEAINHETHRVAVPGGMVAGSGEHYALEVKGDSMIEAGINDGDIVVIRETSTADTGDIVVALVDDLEATLKRFKRSGASIALEAANPAYEARVLPADRVKVQGRLVGLIRTY